The following coding sequences lie in one Phragmites australis chromosome 8, lpPhrAust1.1, whole genome shotgun sequence genomic window:
- the LOC133927081 gene encoding protein TIC 21, chloroplastic-like, with translation MQVLLLSPAPAPARPPLPTLRRRSLSSAVASAPRVSATRRAAAFGRTTSDAAGRSSLPHLAAAAAGAAAAAAPPDPTPLSAEEEAERAKLAQVSKKLEKTARYFNSLGTLGFWSQLVCTTVSAGILSFSAVATGNATAPFTFCATAVGIVAAFISVFWSFGYIRLSERLRRTANEPAKAPPRAGVVKNLRNGIVLNVVGMGAAVLGMQATVGALVAKALTTSSVPYYQGIPPGQSPVLALDIFLVQASVNTILSHFLGLSTSLELLRSVTLPQAEAAPVPKPA, from the exons ATGCAggtgctcctcctctccccggcgccggcgccggcgcggccgccCCTCCCGACGCTGAGGCGGCGGTCGCTGTCGTCTGCCGTCGCTTCGGCGCCTCGCGTCTCCGCAACTCGCCGCGCGGCGGCCTTCGGCCGTACCACATCCGACGCCGCCGGCCGAAGCTCTTTGCCgcacctcgccgccgcggcggcgggggcggcggcggcggccgctcctcctgaccccacgcctctctctgcggaggaggaggccgagcgcgccAAGCTCGCTCAG GTTAGcaaaaaactagagaaaacaGCACGGTATTTCAACAGCTTGGGTACCTTGGGATTTTGGTCTCAGTTGGTGTGTACGACTGTTTCGGCTGGAATTTTGTCATTCTCCGCAGTTGCGACAGGGAATGCAACAGCTCCCTTTACGTTCTGTGCAACTGCAGTTGGTATTGTTGCGGCTTTTATCTCAGTATTCTGGTCATTTGGTTATATCCGCCTTTCTGAACGGCTTAGAAGGACAGCAAATGAACCTGCTAAG GCTCCTCCTCGCGCTGGTGTGGTTAAGAATCTGAGAAATGGTATTGTGCTTAATGTTGTTGGAATGGGTGCTGCAGTTCTTGGTATGCAGGCAACTGTAGGTGCTTTAGTAGCAAAAGCTCTCACTACCTCCTCAGTTCCCTACTACCAGGGAATACCCCCTGGCCAAAGTCCTGTTCTTgctttagatatttttctcgTTCAG GCTTCAGTCAATACCATACTTTCGCATTTTCTTGGGCTATCGACCTCACTGGAACTACTGCGGTCTGTAACGTTGCCTCAAGCAGAAGCTGCCCCAGTCCCTAAACCGGCATAG
- the LOC133927082 gene encoding UPF0047 protein C4A8.02c-like isoform X8, giving the protein MQAVALASAPAIFSSASGLPGRSAAPAIVFSASARPRRAVRYDVASSSAPSAAGPLAARWAHRTIVIPPQRRGCHLITPKIVNEIRNDLAEFKCGMAHLFAGSSCFVQHTSASLTINENYDSDVQADTETFLSRIVPEGLSAPWRHTIEGSDDMPAHIKSSMFGCALTILITNWRLNTGTWQVSE; this is encoded by the exons ATGCAGGCGGTAGCGCTCGCGTCGGCTCCGGCCATCTTCTCCTCCGCCTCTGGGCTACCCGGCCGCAGCGCAGCTCCGGCCATCGTCTTCTCCGCTTCCGCTCGGCCCCGCCGCGCCGTCCGGTACgatgtcgcctcctcctccgcgccgtCGGCGGCTGGCCCcctggccgcccggtgggcccatAGGACCATCGTCATCCCGCCGCAGCGCCGCGGCTGCCACCTCATCACCCCCAAG ATTGTGAATGAGATAAGGAATGACCTGGCCGAGTTCAAGTGCGGTATGGCGCATCTGTTCG CTGGATCATCTTGTTTTG TGCAGCACACAAGCGCTTCGCTGACTATTAATGAGAACTACGACTCAGATGTCCAGGCTGACACTGAAACATTCCTTAGTCGCATTGTTCCGGAG GGTCTATCTGCTCCATGGAGGCACACCATAGAGG GATCTGACGACATGCCAGCACACATCAAATCCTCAATGTTTGGTTGTGCCCTAAC GATTCTTATCACTAATTGGCGTCTCAACACGGGAACTTGGCAG gTAAGTGagtaa
- the LOC133927082 gene encoding uncharacterized protein LOC133927082 isoform X1, which yields MQAVALASAPAIFSSASGLPGRSAAPAIVFSASARPRRAVRYDVASSSAPSAAGPLAARWAHRTIVIPPQRRGCHLITPKIVNEIRNDLAEFKCGMAHLFAGSSCFVQHTSASLTINENYDSDVQADTETFLSRIVPEGLSAPWRHTIEGSDDMPAHIKSSMFGCALTILITNWRLNTGTWQGIWLCEHRDYATPRKIVITLNGI from the exons ATGCAGGCGGTAGCGCTCGCGTCGGCTCCGGCCATCTTCTCCTCCGCCTCTGGGCTACCCGGCCGCAGCGCAGCTCCGGCCATCGTCTTCTCCGCTTCCGCTCGGCCCCGCCGCGCCGTCCGGTACgatgtcgcctcctcctccgcgccgtCGGCGGCTGGCCCcctggccgcccggtgggcccatAGGACCATCGTCATCCCGCCGCAGCGCCGCGGCTGCCACCTCATCACCCCCAAG ATTGTGAATGAGATAAGGAATGACCTGGCCGAGTTCAAGTGCGGTATGGCGCATCTGTTCG CTGGATCATCTTGTTTTG TGCAGCACACAAGCGCTTCGCTGACTATTAATGAGAACTACGACTCAGATGTCCAGGCTGACACTGAAACATTCCTTAGTCGCATTGTTCCGGAG GGTCTATCTGCTCCATGGAGGCACACCATAGAGG GATCTGACGACATGCCAGCACACATCAAATCCTCAATGTTTGGTTGTGCCCTAAC GATTCTTATCACTAATTGGCGTCTCAACACGGGAACTTGGCAG GGTATATGGCTCTGTGAACATCGAGACTATGCTACTCCTCGCAAGATTGTGATCACACTCAATGGTATCTAA
- the LOC133927082 gene encoding UPF0047 protein C4A8.02c-like isoform X5 codes for MQAVALASAPAIFSSASGLPGRSAAPAIVFSASARPRRAVRYDVASSSAPSAAGPLAARWAHRTIVIPPQRRGCHLITPKIVNEIRNDLAEFKCGMAHLFAGSSCFVQHTSASLTINENYDSDVQADTETFLSRIVPEGLSAPWRHTIEGSDDMPAHIKSSMFGCALTILITNWRLNTGTWQLKLSDQGNIFGT; via the exons ATGCAGGCGGTAGCGCTCGCGTCGGCTCCGGCCATCTTCTCCTCCGCCTCTGGGCTACCCGGCCGCAGCGCAGCTCCGGCCATCGTCTTCTCCGCTTCCGCTCGGCCCCGCCGCGCCGTCCGGTACgatgtcgcctcctcctccgcgccgtCGGCGGCTGGCCCcctggccgcccggtgggcccatAGGACCATCGTCATCCCGCCGCAGCGCCGCGGCTGCCACCTCATCACCCCCAAG ATTGTGAATGAGATAAGGAATGACCTGGCCGAGTTCAAGTGCGGTATGGCGCATCTGTTCG CTGGATCATCTTGTTTTG TGCAGCACACAAGCGCTTCGCTGACTATTAATGAGAACTACGACTCAGATGTCCAGGCTGACACTGAAACATTCCTTAGTCGCATTGTTCCGGAG GGTCTATCTGCTCCATGGAGGCACACCATAGAGG GATCTGACGACATGCCAGCACACATCAAATCCTCAATGTTTGGTTGTGCCCTAAC GATTCTTATCACTAATTGGCGTCTCAACACGGGAACTTGGCAG CTAAAACTCAGTGATCAGGGCAATATATTTGGGACATAA
- the LOC133927082 gene encoding UPF0047 protein C4A8.02c-like isoform X6, with protein MQAVALASAPAIFSSASGLPGRSAAPAIVFSASARPRRAVRYDVASSSAPSAAGPLAARWAHRTIVIPPQRRGCHLITPKIVNEIRNDLAEFKCGMAHLFAGSSCFVQHTSASLTINENYDSDVQADTETFLSRIVPEGLSAPWRHTIEGSDDMPAHIKSSMFGCALTILITNWRLNTGTWQECCRYMGGGPGV; from the exons ATGCAGGCGGTAGCGCTCGCGTCGGCTCCGGCCATCTTCTCCTCCGCCTCTGGGCTACCCGGCCGCAGCGCAGCTCCGGCCATCGTCTTCTCCGCTTCCGCTCGGCCCCGCCGCGCCGTCCGGTACgatgtcgcctcctcctccgcgccgtCGGCGGCTGGCCCcctggccgcccggtgggcccatAGGACCATCGTCATCCCGCCGCAGCGCCGCGGCTGCCACCTCATCACCCCCAAG ATTGTGAATGAGATAAGGAATGACCTGGCCGAGTTCAAGTGCGGTATGGCGCATCTGTTCG CTGGATCATCTTGTTTTG TGCAGCACACAAGCGCTTCGCTGACTATTAATGAGAACTACGACTCAGATGTCCAGGCTGACACTGAAACATTCCTTAGTCGCATTGTTCCGGAG GGTCTATCTGCTCCATGGAGGCACACCATAGAGG GATCTGACGACATGCCAGCACACATCAAATCCTCAATGTTTGGTTGTGCCCTAAC GATTCTTATCACTAATTGGCGTCTCAACACGGGAACTTGGCAG GAGTGCTGCCGGTACATGGGAGGCGGTCCTGGAGTGTGA
- the LOC133927082 gene encoding UPF0047 protein C4A8.02c-like isoform X7, which translates to MQAVALASAPAIFSSASGLPGRSAAPAIVFSASARPRRAVRYDVASSSAPSAAGPLAARWAHRTIVIPPQRRGCHLITPKIVNEIRNDLAEFKCGMAHLFAGSSCFVQHTSASLTINENYDSDVQADTETFLSRIVPEGLSAPWRHTIEGSDDMPAHIKSSMFGCALTILITNWRLNTGTWQVHGNI; encoded by the exons ATGCAGGCGGTAGCGCTCGCGTCGGCTCCGGCCATCTTCTCCTCCGCCTCTGGGCTACCCGGCCGCAGCGCAGCTCCGGCCATCGTCTTCTCCGCTTCCGCTCGGCCCCGCCGCGCCGTCCGGTACgatgtcgcctcctcctccgcgccgtCGGCGGCTGGCCCcctggccgcccggtgggcccatAGGACCATCGTCATCCCGCCGCAGCGCCGCGGCTGCCACCTCATCACCCCCAAG ATTGTGAATGAGATAAGGAATGACCTGGCCGAGTTCAAGTGCGGTATGGCGCATCTGTTCG CTGGATCATCTTGTTTTG TGCAGCACACAAGCGCTTCGCTGACTATTAATGAGAACTACGACTCAGATGTCCAGGCTGACACTGAAACATTCCTTAGTCGCATTGTTCCGGAG GGTCTATCTGCTCCATGGAGGCACACCATAGAGG GATCTGACGACATGCCAGCACACATCAAATCCTCAATGTTTGGTTGTGCCCTAAC GATTCTTATCACTAATTGGCGTCTCAACACGGGAACTTGGCAGGTGCACGGAAATATCTAA
- the LOC133927082 gene encoding UPF0047 protein C4A8.02c-like isoform X4, with the protein MQAVALASAPAIFSSASGLPGRSAAPAIVFSASARPRRAVRYDVASSSAPSAAGPLAARWAHRTIVIPPQRRGCHLITPKIVNEIRNDLAEFKCGMAHLFAGSSCFVQHTSASLTINENYDSDVQADTETFLSRIVPEGLSAPWRHTIEGSDDMPAHIKSSMFGCALTILITNWRLNTGTWQQLKLSDQGNIFGT; encoded by the exons ATGCAGGCGGTAGCGCTCGCGTCGGCTCCGGCCATCTTCTCCTCCGCCTCTGGGCTACCCGGCCGCAGCGCAGCTCCGGCCATCGTCTTCTCCGCTTCCGCTCGGCCCCGCCGCGCCGTCCGGTACgatgtcgcctcctcctccgcgccgtCGGCGGCTGGCCCcctggccgcccggtgggcccatAGGACCATCGTCATCCCGCCGCAGCGCCGCGGCTGCCACCTCATCACCCCCAAG ATTGTGAATGAGATAAGGAATGACCTGGCCGAGTTCAAGTGCGGTATGGCGCATCTGTTCG CTGGATCATCTTGTTTTG TGCAGCACACAAGCGCTTCGCTGACTATTAATGAGAACTACGACTCAGATGTCCAGGCTGACACTGAAACATTCCTTAGTCGCATTGTTCCGGAG GGTCTATCTGCTCCATGGAGGCACACCATAGAGG GATCTGACGACATGCCAGCACACATCAAATCCTCAATGTTTGGTTGTGCCCTAAC GATTCTTATCACTAATTGGCGTCTCAACACGGGAACTTGGCAG CAGCTAAAACTCAGTGATCAGGGCAATATATTTGGGACATAA
- the LOC133927082 gene encoding UPF0047 protein C4A8.02c-like isoform X3: MQAVALASAPAIFSSASGLPGRSAAPAIVFSASARPRRAVRYDVASSSAPSAAGPLAARWAHRTIVIPPQRRGCHLITPKIVNEIRNDLAEFKCGMAHLFAGSSCFVQHTSASLTINENYDSDVQADTETFLSRIVPEGLSAPWRHTIEGSDDMPAHIKSSMFGCALTILITNWRLNTGTWQLAGYFIREYDNNSSALC; the protein is encoded by the exons ATGCAGGCGGTAGCGCTCGCGTCGGCTCCGGCCATCTTCTCCTCCGCCTCTGGGCTACCCGGCCGCAGCGCAGCTCCGGCCATCGTCTTCTCCGCTTCCGCTCGGCCCCGCCGCGCCGTCCGGTACgatgtcgcctcctcctccgcgccgtCGGCGGCTGGCCCcctggccgcccggtgggcccatAGGACCATCGTCATCCCGCCGCAGCGCCGCGGCTGCCACCTCATCACCCCCAAG ATTGTGAATGAGATAAGGAATGACCTGGCCGAGTTCAAGTGCGGTATGGCGCATCTGTTCG CTGGATCATCTTGTTTTG TGCAGCACACAAGCGCTTCGCTGACTATTAATGAGAACTACGACTCAGATGTCCAGGCTGACACTGAAACATTCCTTAGTCGCATTGTTCCGGAG GGTCTATCTGCTCCATGGAGGCACACCATAGAGG GATCTGACGACATGCCAGCACACATCAAATCCTCAATGTTTGGTTGTGCCCTAAC GATTCTTATCACTAATTGGCGTCTCAACACGGGAACTTGGCAG CTTGCAGGGTACTTCATACGAGAATATGACAATAATAGTTCAGCATTATGTTGA
- the LOC133927082 gene encoding uncharacterized protein LOC133927082 isoform X2, translated as MQAVALASAPAIFSSASGLPGRSAAPAIVFSASARPRRAVRYDVASSSAPSAAGPLAARWAHRTIVIPPQRRGCHLITPKIVNEIRNDLAEFKCGMAHLFVQHTSASLTINENYDSDVQADTETFLSRIVPEGLSAPWRHTIEGSDDMPAHIKSSMFGCALTILITNWRLNTGTWQGIWLCEHRDYATPRKIVITLNGI; from the exons ATGCAGGCGGTAGCGCTCGCGTCGGCTCCGGCCATCTTCTCCTCCGCCTCTGGGCTACCCGGCCGCAGCGCAGCTCCGGCCATCGTCTTCTCCGCTTCCGCTCGGCCCCGCCGCGCCGTCCGGTACgatgtcgcctcctcctccgcgccgtCGGCGGCTGGCCCcctggccgcccggtgggcccatAGGACCATCGTCATCCCGCCGCAGCGCCGCGGCTGCCACCTCATCACCCCCAAG ATTGTGAATGAGATAAGGAATGACCTGGCCGAGTTCAAGTGCGGTATGGCGCATCTGTTCG TGCAGCACACAAGCGCTTCGCTGACTATTAATGAGAACTACGACTCAGATGTCCAGGCTGACACTGAAACATTCCTTAGTCGCATTGTTCCGGAG GGTCTATCTGCTCCATGGAGGCACACCATAGAGG GATCTGACGACATGCCAGCACACATCAAATCCTCAATGTTTGGTTGTGCCCTAAC GATTCTTATCACTAATTGGCGTCTCAACACGGGAACTTGGCAG GGTATATGGCTCTGTGAACATCGAGACTATGCTACTCCTCGCAAGATTGTGATCACACTCAATGGTATCTAA
- the LOC133927082 gene encoding UPF0047 protein C4A8.02c-like isoform X9: MSPPPPRRRRLAPWPPGGPIGPSSSRRSAAAATSSPPSLLQIVNEIRNDLAEFKCGMAHLFAGSSCFVQHTSASLTINENYDSDVQADTETFLSRIVPEGLSAPWRHTIEGSDDMPAHIKSSMFGCALTILITNWRLNTGTWQGIWLCEHRDYATPRKIVITLNGI, encoded by the exons atgtcgcctcctcctccgcgccgtCGGCGGCTGGCCCcctggccgcccggtgggcccatAGGACCATCGTCATCCCGCCGCAGCGCCGCGGCTGCCACCTCATCACCCCCAAG TCTGTTGCAGATTGTGAATGAGATAAGGAATGACCTGGCCGAGTTCAAGTGCGGTATGGCGCATCTGTTCG CTGGATCATCTTGTTTTG TGCAGCACACAAGCGCTTCGCTGACTATTAATGAGAACTACGACTCAGATGTCCAGGCTGACACTGAAACATTCCTTAGTCGCATTGTTCCGGAG GGTCTATCTGCTCCATGGAGGCACACCATAGAGG GATCTGACGACATGCCAGCACACATCAAATCCTCAATGTTTGGTTGTGCCCTAAC GATTCTTATCACTAATTGGCGTCTCAACACGGGAACTTGGCAG GGTATATGGCTCTGTGAACATCGAGACTATGCTACTCCTCGCAAGATTGTGATCACACTCAATGGTATCTAA